The Tenrec ecaudatus isolate mTenEca1 chromosome 4, mTenEca1.hap1, whole genome shotgun sequence region CTTCGCTTCCGGTAGTGACATCCGGCGCGGTTCTTGTGAACTCGGCACGGCGCAGCTATGGACCGCAACCCATCTCCTCCGCCGCGGAGTCgcgaggaggaggaagatgaggaggtGGCCAGAGGCGACTGCGTAGGGGGCACGGTGTACAGCAAGCACTGGCTCTTCGGCGTCCTCAGCGGGCTCATCCAGGTGCGCACGCTCGCTCCTCGGCTCGGACCCCGCGATTCGCGCGCTGCGTCTCCGCCCATCCCCCTTGCGTCCCGGGAAAGCCGTTCCCACGAAGCCCTCTCCCCTGGCCGCCGGCGCCCACCCGGAAGGACCTGGGGCCACCTCGGTGCCCCGTAACGCGAAGGCCGGGGTGCTGGCCTGCACGCGGTCACTACAGTTTACTTTGGCACATCCTGCAACAATACATGGCCCTATGAATAGTTAGTCGTCTTTTCTGCGCCTTCTCTCCAGTGTCATTGCCCAGGCCCTAACGATCTGTTTTACGGGCCTTGCTTGTGGAATGCGTTGTGGCTCTGGCATTTGTGAGCAAAAGCCCGGCTTCATCACCTACTAAGCTGCGCCTCCGTTTCTTCCTCAAGGTTTATAAAACGAGTACTTGCGTGTCTTTTCCCTAGGCACGCACTAAGTGTGAACTCCCGTTTTCCCCACAGTTCCCTAATCATGCTTTCAGCCCCTCTTCTCACCAATCCATCTTTCTCAAGGCTGCCGGAATGAACTTCCTTTgtcgggggagggggtggggacggCACCAGCTCATAATACCCTTTTCAGTTCCCTTGACTGTGGGAGCAAAATGCGGACTTCTTCACTCAGAATCCAAGGAAGGCTCTTTGCAGCGTTTCCAGCCTTATCGCACCCTCTGTTCCATACAGGATAAACGTTCACCATTTCCTGAAAATGTCAGGCCCTTTCTTAATTCTCTGATCGGAGTGCTTCTCTCCCAGTTCTTAGCGGGCTCACTTAACTGAAACTTAGTGAGATgctttccctgactgcaggagCTTTGGTTTGGTGGGTGACCAGTTGGGCTGCTGATTGGGAGGTTTGAAGTTCGatctcaccagctgcttctctcacgagggaggaggctttctattcctgtaaaaaattatagtctcggaaactcagggggcagttctgcttagccctggagggtcactatgagtcagaatcaactcaatggcagtgaatttggtttttgagttATCTGCAGTTTCTCCCAAGCATAGATCTCCGAACACCCCGCCCCCCAACTCCCACACGCACACGCAGGCACACTCACAtccacaaaacccaaactcactgccttagcGCCCTTgctaactcacggtgaccctataaggcagggcagaactgcctctatgactttctgagatggcaattctttacaggagtagaacgcacCATCTTTCCCATGAAGTGACTGCtaatttctaactgctgaccttggggtttccagcccagctgtaaccactgtgctCACAGGGCTCTCAGGCATAGGTTATTGGTCCATAGTTTTGCTCCCACAACTCTTAGTCCACCATCCATGTGCATCTCTTAGCCTTTCCTGTCCTGATTGCCAGTTCATAAGTCTTTACTACATTTAAGCTGCTTAGAGGCTGGGGATTATGTCTTATTTGTGCCTTAACCTGGTGCCTATAGGGAAACTTTAAATCCATGAGTGTTAGATTCATCCAGggttacatacatatatatttgtttatctctgtattttatttatttattttgctgttgaggtgttgaagctttattatatttttaattaaatcattttattgggaggctcttAAATCTTATGACaacccatcattcagttgtattaaacattcttgtacatatgttgccatcaacatttccaaaacattttctttctatttgagcccatggtatcagctcctcttttttcttctccccccccccatcctcccacccttgtgaatccttgctcAATCATACCTTGTTGTTATTTCGtgttttacactgtccgttgtctcccttcaccactagggagggggctatatatccaaccttgtgatgggttcctcttCTCCCCATTCTCTCCCCCCCCATTCCTATATCCTCATTGTATTGcttctcccactactgttcctgagggttttatctgtcctggattccaatgTGTGctctccggtctagctggatttgcaagtTAGAACTTTTAAGAGGTCTCTGTAAGAGAAGATACTTGAGGATAGTGTTTTTGTAACTTCTAAAAAACTTAAGGGCTAGTATTAATGTGGCTTTTATTAGTAACAGATTGTATTCTTCCCTTttttcctttgtgtttctgaAGGCTGTTAATCCTGAAGACAGCAAGGAGGGCTCAGATGAGGAGGAGAAGCTGGAACTGGATGACGCGCTGGAGAATGACATTTGCAGAATCTGGGATATGTCAATGGATGAGGTACGGCGTCCGAAGCTGTGGACTGTTAGCAAAGCGTTCAGTCAGTGTCTGGAACGAACTCTTCAGAGTGCAGAGAATGAGGTCGCATGAGTTGCAGATGCTAAGCTCTGGTCTCTGAGGGAGAGGATCTGAGCCTAGGTGAAATATATAGCTCGTGTGAATGTTAGACAGTTGACAGCCCAGCaagtttttaattttgttctcCCCTCCCTAaactcctcccccaccccgccccatgtccctcttttttaaattaattttttattgtgaattggctaAAAGTACAGaggagatcagttttccattcagcaatttatACGGATTTCGTTTCAACTCATTGGTGATGATTCCCCCAATGTAACATCACTTCTCACCTCCTCTtcatgtttcctgtttccattcctcctttcctacTCTGGAATTTCGTCCTTGGTACATGTTGCCCTTTGGATTTCAAATGattggctattgtgaagtgtgCACACTTCATGAGtgttcctggtctctttgtagacatgcttttagtggttgaCAGTTGAGCCATAGTCATGAGTTGGTTTCTGTCCGTAACGGGTGACCCAGGGTTACACTCTTGggagggttccaccagtctctatccagtCATGCAACCTGGTTTTCAATATGATTGTGGGTGCTTCTAATACGGTTCCTTTGAGAGGAGTAGTCCGTGAACTTTTGAAGCGCCCTGGTAGGTGTGTCTTCCCCAAGTCAGCAGTCACCCAGCCTACCTATGTTTCAGCTGGTCTGGGGGAACTGCCTCTTCTCTGAGGGTTCCCCACGGACCTTCCAAGTGTGTATTTTAATATACACTGCAAATTTGGTGGTGATTTGGCTACTGGAGAGTCAGAAAATGGATTTTATTTACATAGTTTTTATGGCAGATCCTCACAGCTAGCAGactaagtgttttttttttaaatcattttattagggcctcatacaactcctatcacaatccatgcatccattgtgtccagcacatttgtacatgtgttgccatcatcattctcaaaacacctgctttctacttgagcccttggaatcagctcctcatttttttacctCTCCCCCCTGAgcacttgataattgataaattattgttttgtagaAATAGTGTTTACACCCGCACTTCTAGGCTAGGTCTGGACCATTTTGAGTCACGGGTCCCCCCCAGGTTCACCTATGTGGTATGCCCCTTGAGACGTCGTGGACGGGGCTTTACTCTGCGAAGGAGGCGTGCAGCTGTTGTTGGGTGCGAGTTGGGATCAGGATTGTCTTTATGCTGAGGATTTTGTGAGCATGAGTCCTGGTTTTTGACATTATTCAAGGGGCATTTCGTCCTGTTCCCCATAGCATGGCTTAAGCTCCCGGATGACAGGAACTAGCCATTTCACTCATTTCTTTTATCTGCAGCTTTTAGCATGAAACCCAGCAATCAGAAAATATGTTTGAATGAGTCAGCAGGACTTCCTGGTGGGTAGAAAAATAATTGAGGTAAATGAAATATCTTCAGGGTAGGAAAAGGACAGTTCTCTAGTGTATCATAATTAACTTACGTATACTAATTTATGGAGTAATTTCATTGCACTGGGACCAGCTACCACAAAGACTATCTAACATTTTCGTCTATTTCCTCAGTTCCTCGCCTTaggggcgtgtgtgtttgtgtaacctTGATTGCTAGGCCCCGCGGAGGCCATGCTGACTTGTAGCAGTAGCACACGAGAATgaggcactgcctggtcctgtgagaATCTTCTTCCCATTTGTTGGCTCTCATTTTCCAGCACGCCTGCAAGTGGCTTTTGGAGCCAGCTGCTTCCTGTGTGCTTTACCACCCGGTTGTTTTGTGGGCAGTCTGTGTTTCAGGCACCATTGTAGCTGCACCTCCTCACTTCCCCGCGTCTCCTTCAGCTGTTGCCAGGAGAGCTAGGCTCAGTGTTACACCTAGGAGCATTTgaatgtacttctcccaagatagatttgttcttcTACCGGTCTGTGGtgtattcttccccaacaccatcattcaaaggcatcagctcTTTGGTATTGCCTATCCTTTGTCTCGCTTTCACATATATACAtaggaggcaatagaaaataccatggattggatgAAATCTTAGctctcaaagggacatctttgtccTTTAGTATCTTTGCTCCTTAATACTTCACCAAGAACTTTTCCAGcaaattttcccagtgcaatatgtAGTTTCTTGACTTCATCCACAGGTGTCAATTGTGTGTCGTGTTttcaagtaaagtgaaatctttggcagcttcagcctctttTTCTGTTTACCGTCTTGCTGCTTGTGAGGAGTTTTGTTCTCTCTCTGTTGACGTAAAATCTATACTCctctagtctttgatcttcctcagtaaaTGCTtcgagtccttctcactttcagtaaggaaggttgtgtcatctgcacatcacaggttgttaatgggcCTTCCTTCCACCCAGATGCTGTGTTCTTTATGTGGTCCACATGCTTCTCGCATTACTTGCTCATCATGCAGGTTGAATAAGAACTGAAAGGATGCAGGCCTACTCACACTTGATTTCCTGGTCCGAAACCACGCAGGATCTCTCATCTGTCTGTGTTCAGGTGCCACATGAATACTATAAGGACTTCTGGATCCTTCACAGTGCTGTCCGTAATTGGTTAGGACCATATAGTCATGTGTCTGTTTAGTTATCTTCAGCAAAGATGTATGTAAGATCTGAGTTTTTTAATTGTTTAAGTTACTGGGTTTTAAGAGGAATTTTATAGCGTCTAAGCCAGTAACTATTTTATTTCTAGGATGTGGCTTTATTTCTCCAAGAGTTTAATACCCCTGGCATATTTATGGGAGTATTGGCCAAGTCCAAGTGCTCACGATTAAGAGTAAGTACGTTTCTCTACCTTTGCAGGTAGTGCGTGTGTGTTGTAATCTTCCATTTTgtcatttgtttgatttttttcccccgttATAAATCAATACTAAGAAAACTCAAGCCTCAGTACCGTTGAgccgattctgacttacagctatcctccataggtttctgagatggtacatCTTTATAGCTCAGTCCtgcaagctgctggtgggtttgaactgctgaccttacagggaGCAGCCCAGGGTCGAATCCACagcgtcaccagggctctttacatGTTAACATGTCAGTCTGTAAGGTTTATTGAACATCTCCCAAGTACTGTGCTATTAAAAATGAGTACAGTCATAACCTTTTTGTTTTGGACTCAGCCCGGGAAACTCTTATTTGGACTTAACTCTGGAAACCAGAAAGGGTGTGTAACTTACCCAAgttgtgctgctgctgttgggcggACAAGCGAACAGTGCCTAGAGCTCCCACTGCCGAGCACCTTGTTCTTTTAGCTCACTTTAAGTCTGCCCTTGAAGGTTTCTGACCTTCGATCTAAATTTAGTCAGTGGCTCAAGACTTGGCGCCATCTGAGCATGACTGGTTTCACTAGCCTGTCTGCtttctaggaaccctggtggtatagtggttgcaaGTTGGCACTGTCATCTgcaaagtcaggagttcaaaacttaTCAcctactctgtaggagaaagacaaggctttctactcctgtaaagaggtacagtcttggaaactcacaagggcagttcttcccagtcctatagggttgctgtgagtcagaatcgactcaatggcagtgagtgaatgagtgagtatgTGTCTACTCCCCGTATCAGTTTACTGTGCTTTCTCCAATCTCTGTGCCTCCCTtgatgttctttccatcttcctgagAGTTGCTAAGAATCCTTCCTAATAAATAAGCTCTTGGTGGTAGTTGCTGATAACAAGAACATTAGACTGAGCCTCTCAATTCGTCTTCATGTCCTGGGCACTGTCCTGTGCTTTATTTGATGCCTAAGTTGCCTTGTGCCATGCATGTCATAGGCGAATAGTAGATACTTGTTGAAAATTTATTATGAATGAAAAAAATCCCAGTCCATTGCCAAGAagccgattccgactcataggggtCCCATGTGCTGTTAGAGGGTAGGACTGCTCCAGGGAGTTTCCTTGGGTCtgatctttttggaagcagatctctaAGCCGTTCTTTACAGCTTGCCTGGGTGGGTGTGaagtgccaaccttttggttggttGTTGAGCACAGACTCTGTACTCCACCCAGGGACCTACTTAGTATTTGGTTTTACAACTCCTGCCACAcaggtaggagtcctggtggcatagtggttacacattgggctgctaaccataaagttagcagtttgaaaccagcagccattcaTTGGggaagagactgggctttctacttctgtagagaGTTGAGGTCTCATAAACAGAGGGgcaggcagttctgtcctgtcctatagggtctctgtgagttggcatcaacatgATGACAATGAGTTATCAGGTGTTATCTCTACAGATAAGAGAATGAACTCTCGGGTTCAGAAATTTGTCCAGGGTTAAACAGCCAGTTTAACTCCTGGGTGGCAGGAGTTGTAAAACCAAATACTAAGTAGGTCCCTGGGTAGAGCACAGAGTCTGTGCTCAACaaccaaccaaaaggttggcacttCACACCCACCCAGGCAAGCTGTAAAGAACGGCTtagagatctgcttccaaaaagatcaGACCCAAGGAAACTCCCTGAAGCAGTCCTAACCTCTAACAGCACATGGGACCCCTCTGAGTCGGAATCGGCTTCTTGGCAATGGACTGGGATTTTTTTCATTCAGAAAGCTGGATGGGAGCCTAGGCCTGTGAGACTCCTGTGCTCACCATTGGACTCGATTTCATTATAGTGACGTGGTGTGTCTGTAATGGTGTGTGTAAGAGTTAGAACTGGGTTCTGtgcagaagtaggtcaccaggactTTCCTCAGAGGCACCTCTCCTCTCCGCCCCTTCCTCTTGGTGCTCCGAATGTTTTTGTTCAAGTGGTTGTTTTCGTATGTGTGTTTTTATCTCAGAGCTGTTGTGACCTGTAAAATTTGATTTTGTAGGAAATCTGTGTGGGAATTTTAGGCAATATGGCCTGTTTCCAGGAGATATGTGTGTCTATCAGCAAGGATAGAAATCTTGGGTAAGTCTTAGTACATAATGATTTTGAATGGATTCATATTTCATATCCCTCGGGATATTCTAAACCACAGGAAAGATAGAGGGTTGTGGGACAGCCTCTCGTGATGACTGCCTTCTAGCAGTTTGACTGGGCATTCGTAGTGCTAAGCTTCCTCGGGCTGTAGACATCAGCCAGGGTCTAGGCCTGTTCTTCATCAGGAGAAAGGAGACCTGCGTTATCGATGATAATAGCATGTATAAGATAAGACATAATAGGGCAGGACTTAGCATTGGGCACAGCTGCCCAGATCCAAACAATTTATAAAAGAcactattaccatatatactagagtatgaaccgacccaaatatcagccgaggcacctaattttacacaaaaactgcattaaaaatatgctgaagaactcgacttatacacagtatatacggtacttcttTAGGTTGGGGGGACTTTAAGATCCTGGTTCAATGatgttgagggcaacaaatgtacaaatgtgcttctcacaattgatgtatgcatggattgtgataagagttgtatgagcccccaataaaatgattttaaaattaaaaaatttaaaaactcagTCCATAGAGCAAAGCACGGGAATTATTGCTGGCAAGTGCAGATGGCTTTCACTCCAAAGTAGGAAAGATGGAATCATGAGGAAGGGGGCTATGGAGCTGTAGGCCTGTTCTCTTAGAAGCCCATGGATTTGCTTTATAATGATCAATTAACCGCACATACGTACCTTACAGGCGTTTGGCAAGTAGGCTATATTTCACTATaacagtgtttagaaaatgaaatgaaaactgcCTTAATAGTTGAAAGGAGGGAAGTGAGGCATATTCGGttaatgtttttgtttctgtagacaGGTATTATTGCACTGCTTGTATGATTCCGACCCTCCGACTCTACTGGAGATAAGTAGGTACGTGTGTTTCTCTCTGTGGGTTCCATAACGCCACTCTGAAAAGAACCTAGGAAAGCAGTTAATTCTTGATGTGAGAGCATGTCTACTTGCCTGAATTTCTCCTCCTGTCATTAAAAGGTAGCAATTGAGCTCACGTTTGTCACGTAGGTTGTTGCTTACTTGCCTTTCCCATACTGAAGTGGCCAGTGTCTGGATTGAAAGGATTCAGGAATACCCGTCTATATATGATAGCATTTGCTTCATCATGTCAAGTTCAACAAATGGTAAGTCACCAGGTCATCGAGAAGAAAATAAAGTTTCTTTGATTATATTTAATTGTtgggaaatgagaaaactatttctaaaacttgttttaattaagagaaacaaattaagTGCAAGGTGAAAAAGGATTTATTCCTCAactcatttaaaaatgaaagagaacAGTTCATTTAAATGTTGGAGATAAGGAAAAAGACCCTTGTACCAGGTAATGCATTGTCTGCTCACTGAGGTTTTATATCCAGATAAGGGTTGGGAAACTTTGGGGCTCTGGCTGAATCACATTCTCTTTTAACTTTTTGTTGTTCACTTCAAGATCCATTTTGTTCTCTGCAGttgacttgctggtgaagataggCGAGGTTGTGGATAAGCTCTTTGACTTGGATGAAGCGCTGATGTTGGaatgggctggaaaggggaaagCTCGGCCTCTGGCGCATGCCCAGCCAGATTCGGAGGAGCAGCAAGTGTATAGGCTGGTGCCCTGTGTCCTTGAAGCTGCCAAGCAAGTGCGGTAGGTGGACTCTCCTTGCAGGGTGTTGTGGGAGAATTAAGTTGCTGCAAGAATTCTCAGATAGGAACATTTCCTTTTGGCAGGATAAATGGCGTACGCCTTTGCTTGTTAGGGCACTGAATTTATAATGTCAGCCTATATGTTCCTGCTAGAGTCATCGTAGTTTtaaaaatgaaggttgagcatgatagggggacaCAAGGAGAGTGAAAGGatgtagagcagtgcttctcaaccttcctcaggccgttaCCCTCTCAGAcacttcctcctgtggtggtgtccccaaccataacattattgtcgttgctatttcataactgtgaaagggtcgtttgacctccaaaggagtcgtgacccacggttgagaactgctgttatagaggaaagaactaggagccaatATACCTCTCTAtacttatagaggtataaatattggcatgtatatgtgtaaatatattactataaaatgatagggatataggtcgaTATATAcagttatatgttaagtattaaagtagcagacagactttgagcCTCCAGACtttgggcttcaagtcctccctcaacacaagaacacgttttttttttaaaaacattttattaggggctcatacaactcttatcacaatccatacatatacatacatcaattgtataaagcacatctgtacattctttgccctattcattttcaacacattttctctccacttaagccctttgcatcaggtcctctttttcccccctccctgctcccccctccctcatgaacccttgataaattatagattattattttgtcatatcttgccctatctggcgtctcccttcacccccttctctgttgttcgtcccccagggaggaggtcacatgtagatccttgtaatcggttccccctttccaacccactcaccctctactctcccagtatcgcccctcatacccctggtagAACACTTCTtcttaataacctggcactccgtgattctcaccttccctacatgactGCTGAAGATAAAAGGAgtacataagcaaaggtggttaagaaagctgatggtgcccagctattaaagatAGCATCTgactcttaaaaggcttgaagtgaaaagaAGTGCCCATCTTagcaggaagcaacaaaacccacatggaagaagcacaccagcctgtgtgctcacgagatgttgacaggatcagctatcaggtatcagaagatacaaaacaaacaatcattgatgcaaacaagggggatcagagtagagactcaaagcccatctgtagacaattggacatcccctcacagaagggctacaaggaagggatgaggcagccagggtgcagtatagcaccgacaaaacacgcaacattcctctagttctttaatgcttctctaaGCACTCCCcttccccatc contains the following coding sequences:
- the SAAL1 gene encoding protein SAAL1 isoform X1; this encodes MDRNPSPPPRSREEEEDEEVARGDCVGGTVYSKHWLFGVLSGLIQAVNPEDSKEGSDEEEKLELDDALENDICRIWDMSMDEDVALFLQEFNTPGIFMGVLAKSKCSRLREICVGILGNMACFQEICVSISKDRNLGQVLLHCLYDSDPPTLLEISRLLLTCLSHTEVASVWIERIQEYPSIYDSICFIMSSSTNVDLLVKIGEVVDKLFDLDEALMLEWAGKGKARPLAHAQPDSEEQQVYRLVPCVLEAAKQVRSENLDGLDVYMHILQLLTTADDGIQAIVECPDTGKDTWSLLFDLVCHEFCQSGDPPVIFHEQKTVLASALSVMSALCAAQGDRDYLKIEKVAFPLIDSLTRVLEMLQRYQKKPENSNGDGAERPDLKGDDVHWDILKDISCEFLSNILQALTKETVAQALKEGHLNQHKCSCAFKNLLPSYSPVVEDFLKVLHDVDKTLADELKKSFPSLKDST
- the SAAL1 gene encoding protein SAAL1 isoform X2; this encodes MDRNPSPPPRSREEEEDEEVARGDCVGGTVYSKHWLFGVLSGLIQAVNPEDSKEGSDEEEKLELDDALENDICRIWDMSMDEDVALFLQEFNTPGIFMGVLAKSKCSRLREICVGILGNMACFQEICVSISKDRNLGQVLLHCLYDSDPPTLLEISRLLLTCLSHTEVASVWIERIQEYPSIYDSICFIMSSSTNVDLLVKIGEVVDKLFDLDEALMLEWAGKGKARPLAHAQPDSEEQQVYRLVPCVLEAAKQVRSENLDGLDVYMHILQLLTTADDGIQAIVECPDTGKDTWSLLFDLVCHEFCQSGDPPVIFHEQKTVLASALSVMSALCAAQGDRDYLKIEKAFPLIDSLTRVLEMLQRYQKKPENSNGDGAERPDLKGDDVHWDILKDISCEFLSNILQALTKETVAQALKEGHLNQHKCSCAFKNLLPSYSPVVEDFLKVLHDVDKTLADELKKSFPSLKDST